From the genome of Alphaproteobacteria bacterium:
GGTCGGCGACGGTGCCGATGTAGAGCGGCGGCTCCACTTCGACGAGGCGCAAGCATTCGCGTGCAATCGCGTTCTCGATCTCGTCGATGCACTGGGCCTGTTCGCTCTGCGAATAGTTCAGCCGGTAATTGATGCCGTAAATCGGGCTGAGCGGCTTCAGCGTGACGTAGAGGTGCTTGTCGATGGCAGTCGAGAATACGGCTCCGTAGCCCTTCTCGTAGTATTCAGGCAGGTCCGTGCCGCCGCCCGCGAAGCTTACGCGGAGGGGCGTGCATGTCGTGATGTATTTCCCGTTGGGAGTCATCGGCTCACCCGTGTTTCAGCGACCAGTCGTAGGGCACATCGTTGTCGAACGGATCGATGTAGATCAGTTCGTTCCGGTCATGCGGCATGGTCGCGCAGTTGGCGAGGATCGCCATCTTGTCGCCGTACGCCTTGTAGCCGTTGGTGATTCCAGGCGGAATCTGGACGAGGCAGTAGTTCTGCTCGCCAATAAATAGTTCCATGACCTCGCCCTTGGTGGGCGACCCCTCGCGCCCGTCATAGAGCACCAGTTTCATCATCCCGACGACGCAACAGTTGTTCAGCGTCATTTCTTTATGGATGTGCCAAGCCTTGACCACGCCGGGATAGCCGCACGAAAAGTAAATCTCACCGAAACCCTTGTAGTGATCGTCGGTGCTTTTCAGCATGTGCATGATGAGGCCACGCTCGTCGGGGATGCGGCGCAGCGGGATAACTTTGACGTCATGAATTGTCATTGGGCTAGTCCTGATCCGGGAGAGTCGCGTAGTAGTTGCCGAGTGAGAACTCTTTACCGGCGGTGGCCGAAAAAGTGCCCTTGCCATCGCGGTAGATGCGACGCGGAATTACCCGGAGGTCGAAGCTCATGCGGGTATACCCTTCGGCGTTGACGACGTTTCCGTGCATCAACCCGGAATCAAAGACAACGAGTTGGCCGTAGGGCATTTCCACTGGCGTGTAATCGCCCTTGCCGAAGTCGCTTTCAATGACCATCGATGCGGTGCCCCGTACTTCCGTAATCGGCACCCAGATGTTGATTTCCTCGGGCGGATGGTTGTACTCGCGGTCGGTGTGCATGACCCCATAGGAGGTGCGTCCCGGGTACTGAATGCGCAGCGACGGAAGGCGTTGGTAAACCACGGGTTCGCCAATGATTTCATCTTGAATAAAGCGGATGAACCGGCGGTAGGTTTCCAGAAATCCGATATCGTTCGCCGCAATGTGGCCCGCTTGGCGGAATGCGGGATCGATCGCATAGAGCAAGTCATGGCCGTAGGTGTGCGCCGTTCCCTCGATCGGATCGTTGGGCATCTTGTCGGGCGGAACGAATCGGTGGAACAGCGTCGGGTCGGCACATCCGACGGCCCGCTGCAGGTGTTGGCGATAGTGTCCGATGAAATCGAACGCCCCGGTGTTCCAGTCGAAGAACTGGATCAGGGCCGTGGGGTCGAACCTTGTGGCGGTATCTACTTCGGCCAGAGCCATGGTGTGCCTCACTTCAATCTAACGATTTCGCGGCGCGGTTCGTTCAATCGGGCGACAAAGGCGTCGCTGAACCGCAGGTCGAGCTTGCCCCAGTCGGGCATGTAACCGACGCTGTAGCAGTAGAAGAGGGTCCGTCGCAGTGCGCCGGACGTGTTCACCAGCGAACCGTGTGCAAGAGCCTCGGTGAACACGACGGCGTCGCCCGGTTCGCAAACGACCGGCACAAGCGCGGGGTTCTCGTCCGGATGATCTCCAAAGGGACGGGCGAAATTGCTCTTGTGCGATCCGGGAATGACTGCAAAGCAGCCGTCCTCGACCTGTGTTCCAGCGAGCGGAAAGACGGCCTTGGTGAGTGTCGAGCCGATCTGACCGTTGTGGCAGGTGTACATGCACTTGGGGTGGATGGGCGTTCCGCCCATGTGCATGTAGGTGTAGCCTTGGCCGTACCGTGTTGTCAGGTTGGTATGGTTCAACCGAAACTGCCAGGGCGACGTTGCCCGCACGACATCGATGACCGGATCGAGATCGATGAGTTCCTCAAAGGGCGAGCCCCCT
Proteins encoded in this window:
- a CDS encoding dTDP-4-dehydrorhamnose 3,5-epimerase family protein, which codes for MTIHDVKVIPLRRIPDERGLIMHMLKSTDDHYKGFGEIYFSCGYPGVVKAWHIHKEMTLNNCCVVGMMKLVLYDGREGSPTKGEVMELFIGEQNYCLVQIPPGITNGYKAYGDKMAILANCATMPHDRNELIYIDPFDNDVPYDWSLKHG
- a CDS encoding phytanoyl-CoA dioxygenase family protein, which produces MDPQQQYLFDLHGYVVLRGVLSRDQVAALNDACTTIENGVPDKLPDGVKLGKPVEKGEVYLSNIAEGGSPFEELIDLDPVIDVVRATSPWQFRLNHTNLTTRYGQGYTYMHMGGTPIHPKCMYTCHNGQIGSTLTKAVFPLAGTQVEDGCFAVIPGSHKSNFARPFGDHPDENPALVPVVCEPGDAVVFTEALAHGSLVNTSGALRRTLFYCYSVGYMPDWGKLDLRFSDAFVARLNEPRREIVRLK